A genomic window from Triticum urartu cultivar G1812 chromosome 7, Tu2.1, whole genome shotgun sequence includes:
- the LOC125521764 gene encoding phytolongin Phyl1.1-like gives MNSRRSRSVKLVSSRAKPLEVDVAEEDPRMSSSADNTVYCCIAKGNKVIYSYSSKDGDSQTEATAALCLENVPPYHRHYIHTSGSRSYGYLMADGHTFFAIIDPSVGHVGALQFLERVQDEFRNTNRNGFHDALVPAVQRLVASLEKMPRAALVPEGGAQRGGSNGSSGCTSSKAPLLGKGSGRKDKKKAKEKGMPMGDGDDEHHGTRGLRIDVQPEDVGGMSLERSTSQSRLRRQQSSRSLWMRHVKIIIIVDVLVCVVLFAAWLAVCKGFQCVSG, from the coding sequence ATGAATTCTCGCCGATCCAGGTCTGTGAAGCTAGTGTCGTCGCGCGCCAAGCCCCTGGAGGTTGACGTTGCAGAGGAGGACCCGCGGATGAGCTCGTCGGCCGACAACACGGTGTACTGCTGCATTGCCAAGGGGAACAAGGTCATATACAGCTACAGCAGCAAGGATGGTGACTCGCAGACCGAGGCCACGGCGGCGCTCTGCCTCGAGAACGTGCCTCCCTACCACCGGCATTACATCCACACTTCGGGGTCGAGGAGCTACGGCTATCTGATGGCAGACGGGCACACCTTTTTCGCCATCATCGACCCGAGCGTCGGGCATGTGGGTGCCTTGCAGTTCCTGGAGCGTGTGCAGGATGAGTTCAGGAACACGAATAGGAATGGGTTCCATGACGCTCTGGTTCCGGCTGTCCAGAGGCTGGTTGCTTCACTGGAGAAGATGCCCCGTGCCGCACTTGTTCCTGAGGGTGGTGCGCAAAGGGGAGGGTCGAATGGCAGCTCGGGCTGCACATCGTCGAAGGCGCCTCTTCTTGGAAAAGGCAGTGGCAGGAAGGATAAGAAGAAGGCAAAGGAGAAGGGGATGCCTATGGGGGATGGCGACGATGAGCACCATGGCACAAGAGGTTTGAGAATTGATGTGCAGCCAGAGGATGTTGGCGGCATGTCATTGGAGCGCAGCACAAGCCAATCCAGGCTACGGAGGCAGCAGTCGTCGCGGTCACTGTGGATGCGCCATGTGAAGATCATCATCATTGTTGATGTTCTTGTTTGTGTGGTATTGTTTGCTGCTTGGCTTGCAGTCTGCAAGGGTTTCCAGTGTGTGTCCGGGTGA